From the genome of Streptomyces spinoverrucosus:
GCCCGATCCTCGGCGGCGTCCTCGTCGAGCACGTCAACTGGCAGTCGGTGTTCTTCATCAACGTGCCGGTCGGCATCCTCGCCGTCGTCCTCGGCGCCTGGATCCTGCTGGACCACCGCGCCGAGAACGCCCCGCGCTCCTTCGACATCCTGGGCATAGCCCTGCTGTCGGCGGCGATGTTCTGCCTGGTCTGGGCGCTCATCAAGGCCCCCGAGTGGGGCTGGGCCGACGGCAAGACATGGGCGTTCATAGCCGCCTCGGTGGTCGGCTTCGTGCTCTTCGCCTTCTGGGAGACGAAGGTCAAGGAGCCGCTCATCCCGCTCGCGCTCTTCCGCTCGATCCCGCTGTCCGCGGGTGTCGTGCTGATGGTCCTGATGGCCATCGCGTTCATGGGCGGCCTGTTCTTCGTGACGTTCTATCTGCAGAACGTCCACGGCATGAGCCCGATCGACGCCGGCCTGCACCTGCTGCCACTCACCGGCATGATGATCGTCGGCTCCCCGCTCGCGGGCGCGATGATCACCAAGTTCGGCCCGCGCGTCCCGCTGGCGGGCGGCATGGCGTTCACCGCGATCGCCATGTACGGCATGTCCACGCTTGGGACGGACACCGGCAGCGGCGTCATGTCGCTCTGGTTCGCCCTGCTCGGCCTCGGCCTCGCGCCGGTCATGGTCGGCGCCACCGAGGTCATCGTCGGCAACGCGCCCATGGAGCTGTCCGGCGTGGCCGGCGGTCTCCAGCAGGCCGCGATGCAGATCGGCGGCAGCCTCGGTACGGCCGTCCTGGGCGCCGTGATGGCCTCCAAGGTCGACAGCGACCTCGCCGGCAACTGGGTGGACGCCGGACTTCCGGCGCTGACCCCGGCCCAGGAGGCCCAGGCCTCCGAGGCGGTCCAGGTCGGCGTGGCACCGCTGGCGCCGGGCACCCCGGACGCCGTCGCCGCGAAGATCACGGACGTCGCCCACGACACCTTCATCTCCGGCATGAGCCTGGCGTCGCTGGTCGCGGCCGGGGTCGCGGTGGTGGCGGTGCTGGTCGCCTTCCTGACGAAGCGCGGCGAGAACGCGGAGGCGGGCGCGGGAGCGGCGCACATCTAGCAGGCACGTCCTGGACGCGTTCAGGACGCGTCCAGGACACACATCCACGACGCACACCTGACGGGAACTCACCTATCAGGGTGACAGTCCTGAAGACCCCTCACACCCGGCACGCGCCGCAGGTCACAGTGGGTCAAGCCCTCCGTACGACATGTTCCGGTGGCACGTTCGTACGACAACGAGGGCGGCCCGGGCTGCGGCGCGCTGCCGGAGGGGGGCGGCGCGCCGACAGACCGGACAGACGGTCAGGCATGGAACGCGCAGCGGGGGTACTCGCCACATCGACCCGAACGAGCCGCGAGGTTCAGGGAGTTGATGAGCTGATGGCGGGCTTCGGACAAGGAACGCGCAGGTACCCCCGCTCACGTGGCCGGACGTGGTCACGGACCGGGCCGGATCGCGCGCAACTCGGGATCATCGGCGCCATCTGTGCGATCGCCGGTTTCTCTGAAAGGGGCCTCCGGTACAACGCCGGGGGCCCCACTCACGTCGGTCACGTAGTCACGTAGCTGCGGGCAGTCGTGCCGCTGGGGCGGCACGGGTGGGCGACCGCGCCGGCGGGTGCCGCACCTTTAATGCCGCTGTTCCTCCGCCGACGGCCCGGGCACCGACAGTGCGGCCACCTGCGCCCGCAACGCCCGTACCTCCTCCGTCAGTGCCGCGATGGCCTCCGTCTGCCGCCGTTCCTCCGCGTCATCCATCTCGAACCGCGATATGAACCACGCGGCGATGTTCGCGGTCACGACACCGAGCAACGCGATCCCCGACAGCATCAACCCCACCGCCAGCAACCGCCCCACCCCGGTCGTCGGCGCGTGATCCCCGTACCCCACGGTCGTCATCGTCGTGAACGACCACCACACGGCGTCACCCAGCGTCCGGATGTTCCCGCCGGGCGCGTCCCGCTCCACCGACAGCACGGCCAGCGATCCGAACATCAGCAGCCCCACCACCGCGCCGGCCACATACGTCGTCAGCCGTATCTGCGAGGCCATCCGCGCCCGCCGCCCCGCCAGCAGCAGAGTCGACACCAGCCGCAGCAACCGCAACGGCTGCAGCAACGGCAGCACCACCGCGCACAGGTCCAGCCAGTTCCGCCGTACGAAACCCCGCCGGTCCGGCGCCAGCCACAGCCGCACCCCGTAGTCGGCGGCGAACGCCCCCCACACCACCCACTCCACGACCAGACAAGCAGCCGTCAGAGTCCGCCCCGCCGAACTGTCCACTATCGGCACCGCATACGCGACGGCGAACACCACGGCCAGCACCAGCAGCGGCCGTTGGGTACGCCGCTCCCACCGCACCTGCGCCGATTGCTCCTTCATGCCCGCATCGTAAGGAACGCCCAAGGGCGGCGAGGCCCGGGCCCCACCGCCCTTGAAACCGGCCGAAGCAACCGAAACGGGTCGAATCAACCGGCGTACGCCTGCCCTTACGCGTCGCCGCCCGCGACCCCGGGATCCGCCGCCGCGACATCGAGGAGCTGGTACCGGTCGATCGCCTGCTTCAGCACCGACCGATCCACCTTCCCCTCCTTCGCCAACTCGGCCAGCACCGCCAACACGATCGACTCGGCGTCGATGTGGAAGAAGCGACGAGCCGCCCCACGGGTGTCCGCGAAGCCGAACCCGTCCGCCCCCAGCGACTGGTACGTCCCCGGCACCCACCGAGCGATCTGGTCCGGAACCGACCGCATCCAGTCGGAAACGGCCACGAACGGCCCCTCCGCGCCGCTCAGCTTCCGCGTGACGTACGGCACCCGCTGCTCCTCCTCCGGATGCAGCAGGTTGTGCTCCTCGCAGGCCACGGCATCCCGCCGCAGCTCGTTCCAGGAGGTCGCCGACCACACGTCGGCCCGTACGTTCCACTCCTCGGCGAGGATCCGCTGCGCCTCCACCGCCCACGGCACCGCCACACCCGACGCCATGATCTGCGCCGGAATCGACCCCGACGTGCCCTCGCTGAGCCGGTAGACGCCCTTGAGGATGCCCTCGACGTCCACGTTCTCCGGCTCGGCCGGGTGCCGGATCGGCTCGTTGTAGACGGTGAGGTAGTAGAAGACGTCCTCGCCGTGCGGGTGCTCCTCGCTGCCGCCGTACATCCGCCGCAGCCCGTCCTGCACGATGTGCGCGATCTCGTACGCGTACGCCGGGTCGTACGCCACACAGCCCGGGTTCGTCGAGGCGAGCAACTGCGAGTGCCCGTCCGCGTGCTGCAGGCCCTCGCCGGTCAGGGTCGTACGCCCCGCCGTCGCACCCAGCACGAATCCACGCGCCAACTGATCGGACATCTGCCAGAACTGGTCGCCGGTGCGCTGGAAACCGAACATCGAGTAGAAGACGTACACCGGGATCAGCGGCTCGCCGTGCGTGGCGTAGGCCGAGCCCGCCGCGATCAGCGAGGCCGTGCAGCCGGCCTCGGAGATGCCGTCGTGCAGCATCTGCCCGGTCGGCGACTCCTTGTACGCGAGCAGCAGGTCCCGGTCGACAGCCTCGTACTGCTGCCCCAGCGGGTTGTAGATCTTCGCGCTCGGGAAGAACGAGTCCATGCCGAACGTGCGGTACTCGTCCGGCGCGATCAGCACGAACCGCTTGCCGATCTCCTTGTCCCGCATGAGGTCCTTGAGCAGCCGGACAAAGGCCATGGTCGTTGCGATGGACTGCTGGCCCGTGCCCTTCTTCACGGTCGCGTACGCCTTGTCGTCCGGCAGCGCGAGCGGCTGGGAGCGGACGACGCGGGTGGGGACGTAACCGCCGAGTCCCTTGCGGCGGTCGTGCATGTACTGGAGCTCCTCCGAGTCCCGGCCCGGGTGGTAGTACGGCGGCGGGCCGGACTCCAGGTCCCGGTCGGAGATCGGCAGGTGCAGCCGGTCCCGGAAGCGCTTGAGGTCGTCGACCGTCAGCTTCTTCATCTGGTGCGTGGCGTTGCGGCCCTCGAAGTTCGGGCCGAGCGTCCAGCCCTTGATCGTCTTGGCCAGGATCACCGTCGGCTGGCCCTTGTGCTCGACGGCCGCCTGGTACGCCGCGAAGATCTTCCGGTGGTCGTGACCGCCGCGGCCCAGCATCAGGATCTGGTGGTCGGTCATGTGCTCGACCATCGCGCGCAGCCGGTGGTCGTCGCCGAAGAAGTGGTCGCGGATGTAGGCGCCGGTCTCGGTCGCGTACGTCTGGAACTGGCCGTCCGGCGTGGTGTTCATCTTGTTGACCAGCACACCGTCCCGGTCCTGCGCGAGCAGCGGGTCCCAGGTGCGGTCCCAGATCAGCTTGATCACGTTCCAGCCGGCGCCCCGGAAGACCGACTCCAGCTCCTGGATCACCTTGCCGTTGCCGCGCACCGGGCCGTCCAGGCGCTGGAGGTTGCAGTTGACCACGAAGGTGAGGTTGTCCAGGCCCTCACGGGCGGCGATGGTCAGCTGGCCGAGCGACTCCGGCTCGTCCATCTCGCCGTCGCCGAGGAACGCCCACACGTGTGACTTCGAGGTGTCCGCGATCCCGCGCGCGTGCATGTAGCGGTTCATCCGCGCCTGGTAGATCGCGCCGATCGGGCCGAGGCCCATCGACACGGTCGGGAACTCCCAGAACTGCGGCATCAGCCGCGGGTGCGGGTAGCTGGACAGGCCGTACGGCGCCTTGGACTTCTCCTGGCGGAAGCCGTCCAGGTGCTGCTCGGAGAGGCGGTCGAGCAGGTACGCGCGCGCGTAGATGCCCGGCGAGGCGTGCCCCTGGAAGAAGACCTGGTCGCCGCCGTCGCCCTCGTCCTTGCCGCGGAAGAAGTGGTTGAAGCCGACGTCGTAGAGGGAGGCCGAGGAGGCGAACGTGGCGATGTGGCCGCCGACGCCGATGCCGGGGCGCTGGGCCCGGGAGACCATCACGGCCGCGTTCCAGCGGGTGGCGTTGAGGATCTTGCGCTCGATCTCCTCGTTGCCCGGGAAGAACGGCTCGTTCTTGGTGGGGATGGTGTTGACGTAGTCCGTGCTGCGCATCTCGGGCACGGCCACGCGCTTCTCGCGGGCCCGCTCGATCAGGCGCAGCATCAGATAGCGGGCCCGCTCACGGCCACGCGCGTCGATGGCGGCGTCCAGGGAGTCGAGCCACTCCTGGGTCTCCTCGGGATCGAAGTCAGGAACCTGACTCGGAAGGCCGCCAATGATGATCGGATTGCGATCGGATCCGGAAGCCACGCTGTTCCTTACCTGTCAGAGGGCCGATTATCGAGGGTTTTCGGTATGCCTGCACCGTCTGCCTGCACCGTTCCCCATCGTGTACCTCGGGGCCCCAAACGTCACCTCTACCGAGAGGTAACGAAGGCGCTTCGTGGGCGCTTGGCGCAGAGGCATTCGATACTCGTACCCACGGATGATTCCCAAACGTACATACGGGGCAGATAGGTGTGGTGTACGTCACCATCGGTCTCGACGGCATGCCTGGAGTTGCGGCGACACGGCCGGGATCGTCACCGTTTCGGCGGTCTGAATCGCCGGGTACTTGCGCGATCCGCCCCGCCCGTGTGGACTACGGCCAATGCTTCGCGCACGCGCGTGGCTGAGACATACCCAAAGACATGATCAGGAGGCAACCCGTGAGCGCGACCGCGGACCACGCGGAGGAGCGGACGAACCCTGCCGCCAGGCTGGGGTTCCAGCCCGGGCAGGTGGTCCAGGAGATCGGCTACGACGACGACGTCGACCAGGAGCTCCGCGAGGCCATTGAGGAAGCCATCGAGGGCGACCTCATGGACGAGGACTACGACGACGTGGCCGACGCCGTTGTGCTGTGGTTCCGTGATGACGACGGCGACCTGACGGATGCGCTGGTGGATGCCACCACGTACATCGAGGAAGGCGGCGCGATCCTGCTCCTCACGCCGAAGACGGGCCGGTCGGGATACGTGGAACCGAGCGACATCTCGGAAGCCGCGACGACGGCCGGGCTGACCGCGTCCAAGAGCGTCAGCGTCGGCAAGGACTGGAGCGGCAGCCGTCTGGCGACGCCGAAGGCCGCCAAGTCCAAGCGGTAACCGATCGTTGAATGTGGGACGGGCCGACCACCGAGGTCGGCCCGTCCGCCGGTCGTCGGTGCCCGCTGCGTAGGGTGGTGTCCACCCGAACAGCCCCACCGAAGGGACGACGATGGCGATCCAGGTCGGCGACAAGGCACCCGACTTCGAGCTGAAGGACAACCACGGCCGGGCCGTGAAGCTCTCGGACTTCCGCGGCGAGAAGAACGTCGTGCTGCTCTTCTACCCCTTCGCCTTCACCGGCGTGTGCACCGGCGAGCTGTGCGAGGTCCGGGACAACCTGCCGAAGTTCGAGGGCCGCGACACCCAGGTGCTCGCCGTCTCCAACGACTCCATCCACACCCTGCGCGTCTTCGCCGAGCAGGAGGGCCTGGAGTACCCGCTGCTCAGCGACTTCTGGCCGCACGGCGAGGTCAGCCGCGCGTACGGCGTCTTCGACGAGGACAAGGGCTGCGCGGTGCGTGGCACCTTCGTCATCGACAAGGAGGGCGTGGTCCGCTGGACCGTCGTCAACGGCCTGCCGGACGCCCGTGATCTGAACGAGTACGTCGAGGCACTCGACACCCTGTGATTGTTCGGTCCCAAGGCCTGCAACAGCCGGGAACCCGTCACTAGGATCGACTCGTTTGATCCGATACCAACGCACGACGGGGCACCCGCCCCTGGACACCAATGGAGGACTCGTGGGAGTCAGCCTCAGCAAGGGCGGCAACGTATCGCTGACCAAGGAGGCCCCGGGCCTGACCGCGGTCATCGTCGGTCTGGGGTGGGACGTGCGCACCACGACCGGCACGGACTTCGACCTCGACGCGAGCGCACTGCTGCTGAACAACACCGGCAAGGTCTCCAACGACCAGCACTTCATCTTCTTCAACAACCTCAAGAGCCCGGACGGCTCGGTGGAGCACACCGGCGACAACCTCACCGGTGAGGGCGAGGGCGACGACGAGCAGATCAAGGTCAACCTCGCCGCCGTCCCGGCCGAGATCGAGAAGATCACCTTCCCGGTCTCGATCTACGACGCCGAGAACCGCCAGCAGTCCTTCGGCCAGGTCCGCAACGCCTTCATCCGCGTCGTCAACCAGGCCGGCGGTGCCGAGATCGCCCGGTACGACCTCTCCGAGGACGCCTCGACCGAGACCGCGATGGTCTTCGGCGAGCTGTACCGGCACGGCGCGGAGTGGAAGTTCCGCGCCATCGGTCAGGGGTACGCCTCGGGCCTGCGCGGCATCGCGCAGGACTTCGGCGTCAACGTCTGAGCCGTCCTTTTCGCTCCGCCCGTCCGGCGCCGCACGTTTGCGTGCGGCGCCGGACGCGCAGGACAACCACATCAGGCAGCACCCAGGGGAGGATCAGCATCATGGGCGTCACGCTCGCCAAGGGGGGCAACGTCTCCCTGTCCAAGGCCGCGCCGAACCTCACGCAGGTGATGATCGGGCTCGGCTGGGACGCGCGCTCCACCACCGGAGCCCCGTTCGACCTCGACGCCAGCGCCCTGGTGTGCAGCAGCGGACGGGTGCTCGGCGACGAGTGGTTCATCTTCTACAACCAGCTCAAGAGCCCGGACGGCTCGGTGGAGCACACCGGCGACAACCTCACCGGTGAGGGCGACGGCGACGACGAGTCGGTCCTGATCGACCTCTCCAAGGTGCCCGCCCAGTGCGACAAGATCGTCTTCCCGGTCTCGATCCACATGGCCGACGAGCGCGGCCAGACCTTCGGCCAGGTCAGCAACGCCTTCATCCGCGTGGTGAACCAGGCCGACGGCCAGGAACTCGCCCGATACGACCTCAGCGAGGACGCCTCCACGGAGACCGCCATGATCTTCGGCGAGGTTTACCGCTACCAGGGAGAATGGAAGTTCCGGGCGGTGGGACAGGGGTATGCGTCGGGTCTGCGGGGCATCGCCCTGGACTTCGGCGTCAACGTCTCATAGCGCGATGGCGCCAACGTCCGGTGGCGCGATATGAGCAAAAGCCGGGGCCGCGTGGGGCGCCGGGGGCGGCCGACTAGACTTCGGCTTCAAAAGTTTCGTAAAGCCGAGCGTGTCGCGGGGGAGCCCCGTACACAGAGGATTGGGTAGCCAGTGGTTCTGAAAACCTTCGGCTGGTCGTTCGCGGTCACCGCGCTCGGCCTAGTCGCGGCGGTCTTCTACGGGGGGTGGACCGCCTTCGGCATCGTGGCGATCCTCTCCATCCTCGAGATCTCGCTGTCCTTCGACAACGCAGTGGTCAATGCCGGAATCCTGAAGAAGATGAACGCCTTCTGGCAGCGCATCTTCCTCACCATCGGCATTCTGATCGCCGTCTTCGGTATGCGGTTGATCTTCCCCGTCGTCATCGTTGCCGTCAGTGCGCAGCTCGGTCCGATCGAGGCCGTCGACCTCGCCCTGACCGACAAGGAGCGTTATCAGGAACTCGTCACCGACGCCCACCCGGCGATCGCGGCCTTCGGCGGCATGTTCCTGCTGATGATCTTCCTGGACTTCATTTTCGAGGACCGGGAGATCAAGTGGCTGGGGTGGCTGGAGCGCCCGCTGGCCAAGCTCGGCAAGATCGACATGCTGTCGGTCTGCATCGCCCTGATCGTCCTGCTGATCACGGCGATGACCTTCGCGACCCACGCGCACCTGCACGCCGGGCCCGCCAACAAGGCAGAGACGGTTCTGCTCTCCGGTGTCGCCGGCCTCATCACATACATGATCGTCGGTGGTCTCTCCGGCTTCTTCGAGGACAAGCTGGAAGAAGAGGAGGAGCGCGAGCACGAGCAGGAGGAAGAGGCCAAGCGCACCGGCAAGCCGGTCATGCTGCTGGCCGGCAAGGCCGCGTTCTTCATGTTCCTCTACCTCGAGGTCCTGGACGCCTCCTTCTCCTTCGACGGTGTGATCGGTGCGTTCGCCATCACCAACGACATCGTGATGATGGCCCTCGGTCTCGGTATCGGCGCCATGTACGTCCGGTCGCTCACCGTCTACCTCGTCCGCCAGGGCACCCTCGACGAGTACGTCTACCTGGAGCACGGCGCGCACTACGCCATCGGTGCGCTCGCGGTGATCCTGCTGATCACCATCCAGTACGAGATCTCCGAGATCATCACGGGTCTGATCGGCGTCGTCCTGATTGCCGCGTCCTTCTGGTCCTCCATCCGCCGCAACCGCGCGCTGGCGGCCGCCGAGGGAAAAGCGGGCTCGGACGACAAGACTGAGGTCTCGTCCGGGGTGTGACACCCGTCCGGGTGAGGAACGCTCTGTGCGGGGCGGCCGTCGAGGACGACGTGATGTCCTCGGGGCCGCCCCGTCGGTCTTGGTCGGTCTTGGTCGGTCTCGTCGGGCCGCACGGCACGGTGAGTGGGGAGTCTGGGGGGCGGGAATGGGCTTGTTTGACGGGCTCTGGCGTGGGCGCGCGGCCGAGTTCGACTCGGGCAGCGCGGCCAGCAACGCGATCGAGCTGACCAAGCGGCACAGCCAGGTGTCGCTCACCAAGCAGGGGGCGGCGACCGGGCATCTGCGCATCAACCTGACCTGGCGGATGCGCAGCTCCGACATCGGCGGGCCGCAGCGGGAGAGTCTGCTGCGGCACCCCTTCAAGGCCCTCAAACCGCCGGAGGTCATGGGCCACAGCCAGAGCATGGTCAACGTCGACCTCGACCTCGGCTGCCTGTACGAGCTCCAGGACGGCACCAAGGGCGTCGTACAGCCGCTCGGCGGCTACTTCGGTGACGTCAACGCACCGCCGTACGTCAAGCTCAGCGGCGACGACCGGTTCGGCTCGGCGTCCGGTGAGACGGTCTACGTCAACCTCGACCATCGTGAGGCGATAAAGCGTCTACTGGTCTTCGTCTACATCTACGACCAGACCCCCGCCTTCGACCGTACCCACGCGATCGTCACGCTCTACCCCAGCAACGGCCCCCGCATCGAGATCGGTCTCGACGAACGCCACCCCCAGGCCCGCTCCTGCGCGGTCGTGATGATCGAGAACGTCAAGAACGAGGTGTGGGTGCGACGCGAGGTGAAGTTCGTCTACGGCTTCCAGGCGGAGCTGGACCGGTTGTACGGGTGGGGGTTGCAGTGGGGGAGAGGGCACAAGATCAAGTCGCAGCGGTGAGGCGGAAGACGCGGTGCGGCAGCGCCGCAAAGGGGCGCGGCAGTTGCAGCTGACCGGGGGCCGAGCACGCTGCGGTGCAACGCCCAAGAGGGGCGCGGGGCTGTATCGATGTGTGGCTCCGCCGGGCGGGCGCGACCAGCCACGACGGCGCCGCGGACGGCAGACGGCACGACGCGGCAGTTGCAGCTGACGGGGGCCGAGCACGCTGCGGTGCGGCAACGCCCAAGAGGGGCGCGGGGCTGTATCGATGTGCGGCTCCGCCGGGCGGGCGCGACCAGCCACGACGGCGCCGCGGACGGCAGACGGCACGTCGCGGCAGTTGCAGCTGACGGGGGCCGAGCACGCTGCGGTGCGGCAACGCCCAAAAGGGGCGCGGGGCTATATCGATGTGCGGCTCCGCCGCGTGGGCGCGACCAGTCACGACGGCGCCGCAGTCGACGGACGACCCAGCGCGGCACCCCCAGCGGAGCGTTCAGCGGCCGATGAACTGCGGCCCCTGCGGCGGTAGCCGGAAGTCGGGATCCGGGGCCGTGGGCACCGGGACCGGCGGCGGGTAGCCGTACCCGGACTGGGCGGCGGTCGCCGGAGCCGGCTGCGGGTAGCCGTAGGCGGGCTGGCTGGTCGGATGCGGGTAGCCGTACGCCGGTTGCGTCGCCGCCGGCTGTTGCTGCTGCGGGGGATAGCCGTACGCCGGCTGCGCGGTCTGCTGCGGCACCACCGCCGTCGGCTGCTCGGGCGGCAGTGGCCGCGACACCTCGGGCCCCGTCTGAACAGCGGCGGACGTACCGTCGGCGCCGGTCGCCGACTCCTCCAGTGCGGCCTCCGACTCGTCCACGGAGATCCCGAAGTCGGTCGCCAGCCCCTTCAGCCCGTTCGAATACCCCTCTCCGAGCGCCCGGAACTTCCAGCCCTCCCCACGCCGGTACAGCTCCCCGCAGATCAGCGCCGTCTCCTGCCCGGTCTCCGGCCTGACGTCGAAGTAGGCCAGCGGCTCCCCCTCGGGCGCCGCCGCGTCGTACAGCAGAATGCGCAGTGACCGTACGCGATCGAACGCCACCCCATCCGCCGAAGCGACCAGAAGAATCTGGCTGACGTCGGACTCGACACCGGACAGATCTGTCTGGATCGTGTCGGTCAGGCCCTCGGCAACCCGTTTCTTGCCGAGCCGCCACACCTTCCCGGAGGGGTGCCGGGGCTGGTTGTAGAAGACGAAGTCCTCGTCGGAGCGCACACGACCGTCGGGGCCGAGGAGCAGCGCAGAGGCGTCGACATCCGGGACCCCCTGCCCGGACGTCCAGCGCAGCACGGCGCGCACCGTCGTGGCTTCGAGCGGGACGTTCGACCCCTTCAACATCGCGTGCGTCATGCGGTCATCCTGCCCTCTCGGTCCTGCTCACGACAACGCGGGGGTCGGCAGGTCCCGGGCCGCCCCCGCAGCGCCGCCGAGAGAGCGCTGCCCGTC
Proteins encoded in this window:
- a CDS encoding TerD family protein, translated to MGVTLAKGGNVSLSKAAPNLTQVMIGLGWDARSTTGAPFDLDASALVCSSGRVLGDEWFIFYNQLKSPDGSVEHTGDNLTGEGDGDDESVLIDLSKVPAQCDKIVFPVSIHMADERGQTFGQVSNAFIRVVNQADGQELARYDLSEDASTETAMIFGEVYRYQGEWKFRAVGQGYASGLRGIALDFGVNVS
- a CDS encoding TerD family protein; this encodes MGLFDGLWRGRAAEFDSGSAASNAIELTKRHSQVSLTKQGAATGHLRINLTWRMRSSDIGGPQRESLLRHPFKALKPPEVMGHSQSMVNVDLDLGCLYELQDGTKGVVQPLGGYFGDVNAPPYVKLSGDDRFGSASGETVYVNLDHREAIKRLLVFVYIYDQTPAFDRTHAIVTLYPSNGPRIEIGLDERHPQARSCAVVMIENVKNEVWVRREVKFVYGFQAELDRLYGWGLQWGRGHKIKSQR
- a CDS encoding TerD family protein, whose translation is MTHAMLKGSNVPLEATTVRAVLRWTSGQGVPDVDASALLLGPDGRVRSDEDFVFYNQPRHPSGKVWRLGKKRVAEGLTDTIQTDLSGVESDVSQILLVASADGVAFDRVRSLRILLYDAAAPEGEPLAYFDVRPETGQETALICGELYRRGEGWKFRALGEGYSNGLKGLATDFGISVDESEAALEESATGADGTSAAVQTGPEVSRPLPPEQPTAVVPQQTAQPAYGYPPQQQQPAATQPAYGYPHPTSQPAYGYPQPAPATAAQSGYGYPPPVPVPTAPDPDFRLPPQGPQFIGR
- a CDS encoding MFS transporter, which translates into the protein MTSQTTIDKTGPGDKAPAAPSGPAPVKGLRGHPWLTLITVAVGVMMVALDGTIVAIANPAIQKDLSASFAEVQWITNGYFLALAVSLITAGKLGDRFGHRQTFLIGVVGFAAASGAIGLSSSIAAVVVFRVFQGLFGALLMPAALGLLRATFPAEKLNMAIGIWGMVIGASTAGGPILGGVLVEHVNWQSVFFINVPVGILAVVLGAWILLDHRAENAPRSFDILGIALLSAAMFCLVWALIKAPEWGWADGKTWAFIAASVVGFVLFAFWETKVKEPLIPLALFRSIPLSAGVVLMVLMAIAFMGGLFFVTFYLQNVHGMSPIDAGLHLLPLTGMMIVGSPLAGAMITKFGPRVPLAGGMAFTAIAMYGMSTLGTDTGSGVMSLWFALLGLGLAPVMVGATEVIVGNAPMELSGVAGGLQQAAMQIGGSLGTAVLGAVMASKVDSDLAGNWVDAGLPALTPAQEAQASEAVQVGVAPLAPGTPDAVAAKITDVAHDTFISGMSLASLVAAGVAVVAVLVAFLTKRGENAEAGAGAAHI
- a CDS encoding TerD family protein; the encoded protein is MGVSLSKGGNVSLTKEAPGLTAVIVGLGWDVRTTTGTDFDLDASALLLNNTGKVSNDQHFIFFNNLKSPDGSVEHTGDNLTGEGEGDDEQIKVNLAAVPAEIEKITFPVSIYDAENRQQSFGQVRNAFIRVVNQAGGAEIARYDLSEDASTETAMVFGELYRHGAEWKFRAIGQGYASGLRGIAQDFGVNV
- a CDS encoding DUF475 domain-containing protein, which encodes MVLKTFGWSFAVTALGLVAAVFYGGWTAFGIVAILSILEISLSFDNAVVNAGILKKMNAFWQRIFLTIGILIAVFGMRLIFPVVIVAVSAQLGPIEAVDLALTDKERYQELVTDAHPAIAAFGGMFLLMIFLDFIFEDREIKWLGWLERPLAKLGKIDMLSVCIALIVLLITAMTFATHAHLHAGPANKAETVLLSGVAGLITYMIVGGLSGFFEDKLEEEEEREHEQEEEAKRTGKPVMLLAGKAAFFMFLYLEVLDASFSFDGVIGAFAITNDIVMMALGLGIGAMYVRSLTVYLVRQGTLDEYVYLEHGAHYAIGALAVILLITIQYEISEIITGLIGVVLIAASFWSSIRRNRALAAAEGKAGSDDKTEVSSGV
- a CDS encoding potassium channel family protein, producing MKEQSAQVRWERRTQRPLLVLAVVFAVAYAVPIVDSSAGRTLTAACLVVEWVVWGAFAADYGVRLWLAPDRRGFVRRNWLDLCAVVLPLLQPLRLLRLVSTLLLAGRRARMASQIRLTTYVAGAVVGLLMFGSLAVLSVERDAPGGNIRTLGDAVWWSFTTMTTVGYGDHAPTTGVGRLLAVGLMLSGIALLGVVTANIAAWFISRFEMDDAEERRQTEAIAALTEEVRALRAQVAALSVPGPSAEEQRH
- a CDS encoding DUF3052 domain-containing protein, with product MSATADHAEERTNPAARLGFQPGQVVQEIGYDDDVDQELREAIEEAIEGDLMDEDYDDVADAVVLWFRDDDGDLTDALVDATTYIEEGGAILLLTPKTGRSGYVEPSDISEAATTAGLTASKSVSVGKDWSGSRLATPKAAKSKR
- the aceE gene encoding pyruvate dehydrogenase (acetyl-transferring), homodimeric type, coding for MASGSDRNPIIIGGLPSQVPDFDPEETQEWLDSLDAAIDARGRERARYLMLRLIERAREKRVAVPEMRSTDYVNTIPTKNEPFFPGNEEIERKILNATRWNAAVMVSRAQRPGIGVGGHIATFASSASLYDVGFNHFFRGKDEGDGGDQVFFQGHASPGIYARAYLLDRLSEQHLDGFRQEKSKAPYGLSSYPHPRLMPQFWEFPTVSMGLGPIGAIYQARMNRYMHARGIADTSKSHVWAFLGDGEMDEPESLGQLTIAAREGLDNLTFVVNCNLQRLDGPVRGNGKVIQELESVFRGAGWNVIKLIWDRTWDPLLAQDRDGVLVNKMNTTPDGQFQTYATETGAYIRDHFFGDDHRLRAMVEHMTDHQILMLGRGGHDHRKIFAAYQAAVEHKGQPTVILAKTIKGWTLGPNFEGRNATHQMKKLTVDDLKRFRDRLHLPISDRDLESGPPPYYHPGRDSEELQYMHDRRKGLGGYVPTRVVRSQPLALPDDKAYATVKKGTGQQSIATTMAFVRLLKDLMRDKEIGKRFVLIAPDEYRTFGMDSFFPSAKIYNPLGQQYEAVDRDLLLAYKESPTGQMLHDGISEAGCTASLIAAGSAYATHGEPLIPVYVFYSMFGFQRTGDQFWQMSDQLARGFVLGATAGRTTLTGEGLQHADGHSQLLASTNPGCVAYDPAYAYEIAHIVQDGLRRMYGGSEEHPHGEDVFYYLTVYNEPIRHPAEPENVDVEGILKGVYRLSEGTSGSIPAQIMASGVAVPWAVEAQRILAEEWNVRADVWSATSWNELRRDAVACEEHNLLHPEEEQRVPYVTRKLSGAEGPFVAVSDWMRSVPDQIARWVPGTYQSLGADGFGFADTRGAARRFFHIDAESIVLAVLAELAKEGKVDRSVLKQAIDRYQLLDVAAADPGVAGGDA
- a CDS encoding peroxiredoxin, with product MAIQVGDKAPDFELKDNHGRAVKLSDFRGEKNVVLLFYPFAFTGVCTGELCEVRDNLPKFEGRDTQVLAVSNDSIHTLRVFAEQEGLEYPLLSDFWPHGEVSRAYGVFDEDKGCAVRGTFVIDKEGVVRWTVVNGLPDARDLNEYVEALDTL